From the Gramella sp. Hel_I_59 genome, one window contains:
- the cysC gene encoding adenylyl-sulfate kinase, giving the protein MNNIVPHTFEVSRASRNSMKGHKSFVIWFTGLSGSGKSTLANMVEQQLFEKGIHTFSLDGDNIRGGLNNNLGFSREDREENLRRIAEVAKLFVDSGSVVIASFISPLQSDRDFIREIIGEEDFIEVFVNTPLKICEKRDVKGLYRKARAGEIKNFTGIDAPYEPPATPTIEIRTDQEEARVSVERILNLLEKELEITK; this is encoded by the coding sequence ATGAATAATATTGTTCCACATACATTTGAAGTTAGCAGAGCGTCTCGTAATTCCATGAAAGGTCATAAGTCTTTTGTGATTTGGTTTACCGGGTTATCAGGTTCGGGGAAATCTACCCTGGCAAATATGGTGGAACAACAACTCTTTGAAAAAGGAATACACACCTTTTCCTTAGATGGTGATAATATTCGTGGGGGACTTAACAATAATCTAGGCTTTAGTCGTGAGGATCGAGAGGAGAATTTGAGACGTATCGCTGAGGTGGCTAAACTATTTGTAGATAGTGGGAGCGTAGTGATTGCTTCCTTTATCTCTCCTTTGCAAAGCGATCGAGATTTTATAAGAGAAATTATAGGAGAAGAAGATTTTATAGAGGTTTTTGTGAACACGCCTTTAAAGATTTGCGAGAAGCGTGACGTTAAAGGGCTTTACAGAAAGGCCCGGGCTGGAGAGATCAAAAACTTTACAGGAATTGATGCACCTTACGAACCCCCAGCAACACCTACGATCGAGATCAGGACAGATCAGGAAGAAGCTAGGGTTTCAGTAGAACGTATCCTTAATTTATTAGAAAAAGAACTGGAAATAACAAAATAA
- a CDS encoding DUF2061 domain-containing protein, whose protein sequence is MLAQTYKRHIAKTITWRIVGTIDTILLSWLVTGNPYTGLKIGFSEVVTKMLLYYLHERIWFRVKAGVTKNGDSRKRHIAKTITWRAIGTLDTMLLAWWISGDPFTGLKIGLIEVITKMILYYLHERAWYKYDFGLQQRRDQELKRKEPLENSHE, encoded by the coding sequence ATCTTGGCGCAAACATATAAAAGGCATATCGCTAAAACTATTACCTGGAGAATTGTTGGAACGATTGATACGATTCTGCTTTCCTGGCTAGTGACAGGTAATCCCTATACAGGTCTTAAGATCGGTTTTTCCGAAGTGGTTACCAAGATGTTGCTATATTACCTACATGAGCGTATATGGTTTCGAGTCAAAGCTGGGGTCACGAAGAATGGAGATAGTAGGAAAAGACATATTGCAAAAACGATTACGTGGCGCGCTATAGGCACTTTAGATACGATGCTATTGGCTTGGTGGATTTCAGGTGATCCTTTTACGGGTTTAAAGATTGGGCTTATAGAGGTCATTACAAAAATGATCTTATATTACCTGCACGAGAGAGCCTGGTATAAGTACGACTTCGGACTGCAACAGCGAAGAGATCAAGAATTAAAACGAAAAGAACCATTAGAGAATTCCCATGAATAA
- the cysD gene encoding sulfate adenylyltransferase subunit CysD has product MSKYYLNYLDELESEAIYILREVWAQFENPVILFSGGKDSILVTHLAKKAFYPSKIPFALMHVDTGHNFPETIQFRDDLISELGVKLIVGSVQDSIDQGRVAEEKGKNATRNALQITTLLDAIETNKVDCAIGGGRRDEEKARAKERFFSHRNDFGEWDPKNQRPELWNLLNGKHFEGEHFRAFPISNWTEMDVWNYIKRENISIPSLYFAHDREVVFRSNSWIPVSEYLKLEEGETIEKKKIRFRTLGDITITGGIESDADTLEKIADEVSTMRKTERGDRSDDKRSETAMEDRKKQGYF; this is encoded by the coding sequence ATGAGCAAGTACTATCTTAATTACTTAGACGAATTAGAATCTGAAGCTATTTATATCCTACGGGAGGTATGGGCACAATTTGAAAATCCTGTGATCCTGTTTTCGGGAGGAAAGGATTCTATCTTAGTAACACATTTGGCTAAGAAGGCTTTTTATCCAAGTAAAATTCCTTTTGCACTGATGCATGTAGATACCGGTCACAACTTTCCAGAGACCATTCAGTTTAGAGACGATCTAATCAGTGAGCTAGGAGTGAAATTGATCGTAGGATCGGTACAGGATAGTATTGACCAGGGTCGTGTGGCGGAAGAAAAAGGAAAGAACGCTACAAGAAATGCGCTTCAGATCACCACACTTTTGGATGCAATAGAGACTAACAAGGTAGACTGCGCTATAGGTGGCGGTAGAAGAGATGAAGAAAAGGCACGAGCCAAGGAGCGTTTCTTTTCACACAGAAATGATTTTGGAGAATGGGATCCTAAGAACCAGCGGCCAGAACTCTGGAACTTGCTAAACGGAAAACATTTCGAAGGAGAACACTTCAGAGCTTTTCCAATTAGTAACTGGACCGAGATGGATGTCTGGAACTATATTAAAAGAGAGAATATAAGTATACCATCATTATACTTTGCACATGACAGAGAGGTTGTGTTCAGAAGTAACTCCTGGATTCCGGTATCAGAATACCTGAAATTGGAAGAAGGAGAAACTATTGAAAAGAAAAAAATAAGGTTTAGAACCCTTGGTGATATTACCATTACCGGAGGAATAGAGTCTGACGCAGATACGCTGGAAAAGATTGCCGATGAAGTCTCTACTATGAGGAAAACAGAACGTGGAGATAGATCTGATGATAAGCGTTCTGAGACCGCTATGGAAGACCGTAAAAAACAAGGGTACTTCTAG